From a region of the Mercurialis annua linkage group LG1-X, ddMerAnnu1.2, whole genome shotgun sequence genome:
- the LOC130015618 gene encoding uncharacterized protein LOC130015618, giving the protein MTTNELPALKIYWDGTILSTPGGVDYVSGKSELVQLTSVVNFAQLQVVIRRVIGLKDGDEIVKIYLRVPRFDEHGRFQKYDGFPMETDVHMQAMWRNVSRTPQMRVLEFYIVHNPLSQVRADGDDCADVDDSVDVDDCADVDDCADVDDGDDFSDEDEEEEHFYGGRC; this is encoded by the coding sequence ATGACGACAAATGAGCTGCCAGCCCTAAAAATTTATTGGGATGGTACAATATTATCGACTCCGGGTGGAGTTGATTATGTTTCTGGTAAATCAGAACTGGTTCAACTGACGAGTGTAGTGAATTTTGCACAACTACAAGTCGTAATTAGAAGGGTAATTGGGCTGAAGGATGGTGACGAGATAGTGAAGATTTATCTACGAGTGCCTCGGTTCGATGAACATggaagatttcaaaaatatgatgGTTTTCCTATGGAGACAGATGTTCATATGCAAGCAATGTGGCGTAATGTTTCGCGGACGCCACAAATGAGGGTACTTGAGTTTTATATTGTGCACAATCCGTTATCTCAAGTACGTGCGGATGGAGACgactgtgcggatgtagacgactCTGTGGATGTAGACGAttgtgcggatgtagacgactgtgcggatgtagacgatGGTGATGATTTTAGTGATGAggatgaggaagaagaacactTCTACGGGGGCCGTTGTTGA
- the LOC130015444 gene encoding uncharacterized protein LOC130015444, giving the protein MCVNMNLWPKENAIWEAGKEFELGMVFSSRYAVQTCAASYHIAANKEYKSSVTTGKTIVLVCVNNDTCNWRLRASLLKGESDWIITRYNGPHQCSGQSMNQDHRNLRARQIAEHIDTQLHLQRDIRIKTLQEGIFQKLRVRPGYKKTWYAKEKAIANRFGQWDDSFKEICNFMTNVTVANPRTVWHATGTPIENNPQFRTFKHMFWTYEPVVKGFQYCKPVVYIDGTHTYGKYEMTLLIASAIEGNNHIMPIAFAIVKSETAASWRYFMRMLKRYVLGERKVCIISDRGSGIMSAMEGPEWAGDTHKWCIRHLVSNFHNAFKKKYLKKLAEKAGRAYQEHKRDRYMSLIEADSPEGYAYLDRLDVRKWSMSGDTSGMRHGVITTNYAESVNAMLKNIRGLPITAMLEAIFNKVNSVFIKHVNDYKMWLASGFVWTPVCAHRIETWENKSKTHTASQFNVAQKVFNVLTQCDNVRQKGGNTQQVLENSVLPCDSCLQPIRRELP; this is encoded by the exons ATGTGTGTCAATATGAATCTGTGGcctaaagaaaatgcaatatgGGAAGCAGGCAAAGAGTTTGAATTGGGGATGGTTTTTAGTTCGAGGTATGCTGTCCAGACATGCGCGGCGAGTTATCACATTGCAGCTAATAAAGAATACAAGAGTAGTGTAACAACTGGTAAAACAATAGTTCTTGTGTGTGTGAACAATGACACTTGCAATTGGAGGTTGCGTGCGTCGCTTTTAAAAGGCGAGTCAGACTGGATAATAACAAGATATAACGGCCCCCACCAATGCAGCGGCCAATCAATGAACCAAGACCATCGCAATTTAAGAGCGCGACAGATAGCTGAACACATCGACACGCAATTGCATCTGCAACGTGACATTAGGATTAAAACGCTTCAAGAGGGGATTTTTCAAAAACTGCGAGTTAGGCCCGGATACAAAAAAACTTGGTATGCCAAGGAAAAGGCCATTGCAAACAGGTTCGGACAATGGGACGACTCTTTCAAGGAGATTTGCAATTTTATGACGAATGTCACCGTTGCTAATCCCAGGACAGTCTGGCATGCTAccg GTACACCAATTGAAAACAATCCACAATTCAGAACTTTCAAGCATATGTTTTGGACTTACGAGCCAGTGGTGAAGGGTTTTCAGTATTGCAAGCCTGTGGTGTACATCGACGGCACCCACACATATGGAAAATATGAAATGACTTTGCTGATTGCTTCTGCAATTGAAGGGAACAATCACATCATGCCGATAGCTTTTGCCATTGTGAAGTCGGAAACTGCCGCATCCTGGAGGTATTTCATGAGGATGTTGAAGAGGTATGTTTTGGGTGAGCGAAAGGTGTGTATCATATCTGATCGCGGCTCCGGTATTATGAGTGCCATGGAGGGGCCTGAGTGGGCGGGTGATACCCACAAGTGGTGTATTAGACACCTAGTGAGCAACTTCCACAACGCCTTCAAGAAAAAATATCTCAAAAAGCTTGCTGAAAAAGCTG GACGCGCATACCAAGAGCATAAAAGAGATCGGTACATGTCATTGATAGAGGCGGATTCACCTGAGGGTTATGCGTATCTTGACCGCCTTGATGTTAGAAAATGGAGCATGAGTGGCGACACGTCTGGAATGCGGCATGGTGTGATAACAACAAACTACGCTGAGTCGGTCAACGCGATGTTAAAGAATATTCGGGGGCTCCCTATCACAGCCATGTTGGAAGCAATATTTAACAAGGTCAACTCCGTATTCATTAAGCATGTGAACGACTACAAAATGTGGTTGGCATCCGGTTTCGTGTGGACTCCAGTCTGTGCACACAGAATTGAGACTTGGGAAAATAAGTCAAAGACTCATACGGCTTCACAGTTCAACGTGGCACAGAAGGTATTCAATGTCTTGACCCAGTGCGACAATGTAAGACAAAAGGGTGGCAATACACAGCAAGTTC TGGAAAATTCCGTGCTCCCATGCGATAGCTGCCTGCAACCAATACGGAGAGAACTACCGTGA
- the LOC126662362 gene encoding serine/threonine-protein phosphatase 7 long form homolog, producing the protein MVLQMRGSDEGFLSRTSCTTRRSAVLPFARLDHRIRSMIEPTGFAGCFAMRHYSVDMQLITALVERWRPETHTFHLPGGECTVTLQDVAVQTGLPVDGHAVTGGIVHDWAAVAERVLGIPAGRYPKKPANSTVRTSWILESFPDFGALPDQATDELVHRYTRAYLLLAVTGLCFTDLGSGKTSLRILPLLEDLAAVRTYSWGSATLAYLYHELCSCSLRSANRRNMGGPLWILQLWALDRLRVIAPALADPTISPHLPLGDRWGGRRNASRAARHSLPDIRVRLDTSRYEDFIWQPYTDDMLDTIPAYCLDGRAFWRATVPLIYFHIVEWHQADRVLQQFGLQQGIPDAPLQDHSLHSLTLKSSSSWIQTHSHYIRVWDDRLRFVISGQPLQDPPHYHSEYMDWFRYVTRRWITRHGAELGAQADFVERVRRDAPVDTELRRFATSTQRGTREDRRDVTSPPIEPSIPPHRLPVIPDAPIDPTSLRHRRRERRHPPAPPQRPTDPMPPQWFFILSEGITITRGPALHRHPFHRVLLLLLASFTGFRHITIFTGRVQWDQPTQGTQDFAASQGLPQTHGTTDFLSYGSSWLGLDSMEAMIFRQQGEFVTPPPATTSTAIPQDQQGDDGADDEEGDAGEGDGDGRPGRRYLTISTGRRANRNRNNLRSNLPVTSRYDDRTPSAVRELNSLTAQSKPRNSYAVCHVGKANRVTVTRFTFPMWLLQRGAT; encoded by the exons ATGGTATTACAAATGCGA gGATCTGACGAGGGATTTCTGTCTCGCACTAGCTGTACGACTAGAAGGAGCGCTGTTTTGCCGTTCGCTAGGTTGGACCACCGTATTCGGTCGATGATCGAGCCTACTGGATTTGCAGGCTGTTTTGCTATGCGTCACTACAGCGTCGACATGCAGCTGATCACAGCCCTTGTGGAGAGGTGGAGGCCGGAGACCCACACTTTTCACTTACCCGGCGGAGAGTGCACGGTTACACTACAGGACGTGGCCGTTCAGACCGGACTACCAGTAGACGGTCATGCTGTTACAGGAGGTATTGTACATGATTGGGCTGCAGTGGCAGAGAGGGTTTTGGGGATTCCTGCGGGCAGATATCCTAAAAAGCCTGCAAATTCCACAGTCCGGACTTCTTGGATCCTAGAGAGTTTCCCCGACTTCGGTGCATTACCAGACCAGGCGACTGACGAGCTTGTCCATCGGTACACACGGGCGTATCTCTTGCTCGCTGTCACAGGATTGTGCTTCACTGACCTCGGTAGTGGAAAGACTTCGTTACGGATTCTTCCACTTTTAGAGGACTTGGCGGCAGTTCGGACCTACAGCTGGGGATCGGCGACACTGGCTTACTTATATCACGAGCTTTGCTCATGTTCGTTGCGGTCTGCGAATCGCCGCAACATGGGCGGGCCGTTGTGGATACTGCAGCTGTGGGCATTGGACCGACTTAGAGTTATTGCTCCCGCTCTTGCCGATCCCACTATTTCACCACATCTACCACTGGGCGACAG ATGGGGAGGCCGGAGAAACGCCAGCCGTGCGGCTCGACACTCGCTGCCTGACATCCGTGTTCGGCTTGACACATCTCGCTACGAAGAT TTTATCTGGCAGCCGTACACTGATGATATGCTGGACACTATCCCAGCGTATTGTTTAGATGGGCGCGCTTTTTGGCGGGCCACGGTTCcacttatttattttcatattgtgGAGTGGCACCAGGCAGACAGAGTTCTGCAGCAGTTCGGACTGCAACAGGGTATTCCAGACGCCCCACTTCAGGACCACTCACTACACTCCCTTACCCTGAAGAGCAGCTCATCTTGGATCCAGACACACTCTCACTACATTCGTGTGTGGGACGACCGACTCCGGTTTGTAATTTCAGGACAGCCCCTCCAGGACCCACCTCATTATCATTCCGagtatatggattggtttcggtaTGTCACGCGTCGCTGGATCACACGACATGGCGCTGAGCTCGGAGCAcag GCCGATTTTGTGGAGCGTGTACGTAGGGATGCTCCTGTTGACACTGAGCTTCGGCGGTTCGCAACCAGCACACAGAGAGGCACTAGAGAGGACCGCCGTGATGTTACATCGCCCCCTATCGAGCCTTCTATACCGCCGCATCGACTACCAGTCATACCTGACGCGCCGATAGATCCGACTTCACTGCGACATCGACGGCGAGAGCGGCGTCACCCCCCTGCACCACCTCAGCGTCCTACCGATCCTATGCCTCCCCAGTGGTTTTTCATCCTTTCAGAGGGCATTACTATTACGCGGGGTCCAGCTCTGCACCGCCACCCTTTTCATCGggtcctccttcttcttctggCCAGTTTTACGGGATTTCGGCACATCACTATTTTCACGGGTCGT GTGCAGTGGGATCAGCCTACACAGGGTACACAGGACTTTGCAGCTTCACAGGGACTTCCACAGACACATGGGACTACAGACTTTCTGTCATATGGTAGCAGTTGGTTAGGTCTAGACAGCATGGAGGCGATGATATTCCGCCAACAAGGAGAATTTGTTACCCCGCCACCAGCTACGACGAGTACGGCCATTCCCCAGGACCAGCAGGGTGACGACGGAGCCGACGACGAGGAGGGCGATGCAGGAGAGGGAGATGGTGATGGTCGCCCAGGTCGACGTTACCTCACCATCAGTACAGGCCGTCGGGCGAACCGTAACAGAAACAACTTGCGCTCGAACCTCCCGGTCACTAGCAGATATGACGATAGGACTCCTAG TGCAGTCAGGGAATTAAATTCCCTGACTGCACAAAGTAAACCGCGTAACAGTTACGCGGTTTGCCACGTTGgaaaagcaaaccgcgtaactgTTACGCGGTTTACTTTTCCTATGTGGCTCCTCCAGCGAGGAGCCACGTAG